The Sulfuricurvum sp. DNA segment CTCTTCGTCTGTCTCGGTAATATCTGTCGTTCACCCATCGCCGAGGGGGTAGCACGCAAACGCCTAGAAGAGCTAAATCACGATATTATCGTTGACTCAGCGGGGACTGGGAGCTGGCACGTCGGTGAAGCACCGTGTAAACACTCCGTAAAGGTAGCACAAAACCACGCTGTCGATATTTCAAACCTTCGTGCCCGTCAGGTGAAAAAAGCCGATTTTAGCGCCTTTGATCTCATCGTCGCATTGGATCAGAGTAATTACCGTGATCTTAAAGCGTTAGGGTGTCAGAATTTGGTTAAATTAGGCGATTACGGGTTCGAGGGGGCGGATGTCCCCGATCCATTCTTTTTTGATGGATTTGAGGGGTTTGAGCACGTTTATGCGATGATTGAGAGTTGTGTGGATAGATTACTGAGTTCTGTTTGTGGTGACACTATTTCGTCATCCTGAACTTGATTCAGGATCTCTTAGATTGCGGATCGAGTCCGCAATGACACCTACCCGCTAAACGGTAATTCTTCGTATCCGAGCGACGTACCCAAAATATAAAATGGGGCTTCACCTTCTCGTCCGCTATAACCACCGATGGCAAGGGCACACCCTTCGTTGTCAATACTAACACTGATCCCCTCACGCATATCGAGCATCTCTAACACGTTATCACTCACTAGCTTCGCATCACGCACGCCGTCGATACGAAACGCCACATCAATCCAATCGTATCCCCGTGCAATATCTTGAGCACTAAGCTGAACTTCGATAGAGCTAGAGGATAGTGCAGATACAGAGCGCACTTCACCATAACGGGCGTTATCGATGCGTGATA contains these protein-coding regions:
- a CDS encoding low molecular weight protein-tyrosine-phosphatase, which gives rise to MNSILFVCLGNICRSPIAEGVARKRLEELNHDIIVDSAGTGSWHVGEAPCKHSVKVAQNHAVDISNLRARQVKKADFSAFDLIVALDQSNYRDLKALGCQNLVKLGDYGFEGADVPDPFFFDGFEGFEHVYAMIESCVDRLLSSVCGDTISSS